A genomic stretch from Apodemus sylvaticus chromosome 12, mApoSyl1.1, whole genome shotgun sequence includes:
- the Prg4 gene encoding proteoglycan 4 isoform X5 encodes MGWKILPVCLSLLLPVFLIQQVSSQELSCKGRCFESFARGRECDCDSQCKQFGKCCPDYASFCEEVKDNKKNTPKKKPNPEPPVVDEAGSGLDNGEPRLTPPPDPPTTPHIKVTTAPKTTAAKPVTPKPSIPPNSETSKEASSASNKETTVETKETTETNKQSSTSKKEKTTSAKETRSAEKTSAKDAEPTSATPKNSAPTTTKKPEPTTKEPAPTTPKEPAPTPKEPESTTPKEPEPTTPKEPAPTTKKPEPTTPKEPAPTTKKPESTTPKEPAPTTPKEPEPITPKEPAPTTKKPEPTTPKEPAPTTKKPESTTPKEPAPTTPKEPELTTPKEPEPTPPKEPEPTTPKEPEPTPKEPEPTTPKEPEPTTPKEPEPTTPKEPEPTTPKEPEPTTPKEPEPTTPKEPEPTTPKEPEPTPKEPEPTTPKEPEPTPKEPEPTTPKETEPTTPKEPEPTTPKEPEPTTPKEPEPTTPKEPEPTTPKEPAPTTKDPAPTTPKEPEPTTPKEPAPTTPKEPEPTLPEELEPTTPKIPDEVTAEVAEAPTPKALENNPKEPAVPPTETPEVNKPEMTTAKEKTTEKDTTQATTVAPKRTTETTIIPEETTETKASTTTQITSTTQDTTSPKITTLKATTLAPKVTAPAEEIQNEPEETTPAPDSDDSKTTLKPRKPTKAPKPASTKKPTKAPKKATSTKKPKTTRVKKPKTTPSPPKTTSTTPELNTTPLEVTLPTTMVPKQTPNSETAEVNPNHEDADGGEGEKPLVPRPPVLFPRPPVLFPSAIPGTDRLAGALNQGIHINPMLSDETNLCNGKPVDGLTTLRNGTLVAFRGHYFWMLNPFRPPSPPRRITEVWGIPSPIDTVFTRCNCEGKTFFFKDSQYWRFTNDVADAGYPKQIVKGFGGLTGKVVAALSIAKYKDRPESVYFFKRGGNIQQYTYKQEPVRKCTGRRPAVSYSVYGEAAQVRRRRFERAVGPLQTHTFRIHYSVPRVSYQDKGFLHNEVKVSTMWRGFPNVVTSVITLPNIRKPDGYDYYAFSKDQYYNIDVPTRTARAVTTRSGQTLSKIWYNCP; translated from the exons ATGGGGTGGAAAATACTTCCCGTCTGCTTGTCGCTGCTGCTTCCTGTTTTCTTGATTCAGCAAGTTTCATCTCAAG AGCTATCCTGCAAAGGACGCTGCTTCGAGTCCTTCGCACGAGGAAGGGAGTGTGACTGTGACTCCCAGTGTAAGCAGTTTGGCAAGTGCTGTCCAGATTATGCCAGCTTCTGTGAGGAAG tAAAAGATAACAAGAAAAACACCCCTAAAAAGAAACCTAATCCAGAGCCACCGGTGGTAGATGAAGCTGGAAGCGGACTGGACAACGGGGAGCCCAGGCTCACCCCACCTCCGGACCCTCCTACTACTCCACACATCAAAGTCACCACAGCTCCCAAGACTACAGCTGCAAAACCAGTAACTCCTAAACCCAGCATTCCACCTAATTCTGAGACCTCTAAAGAGGCATCTTCAGCTTCCAATAAAGAGACAACAGTTGAAACAAAGGAGACTACTGAAACAAATAAACAGTCTTCCACCAGTAAAAAAGAGAAGACTACTTCAGCTAAGGAGACACGGAGTGCAGAGAAAACATCTGCTAAAGATGCTGAACCCACATCTGCAACTCCCAAGAACTCAGCTCCCACTACTACCAAGAAGCCTGAACCTACCACCAAGGAGCCAGCTCCCACCACCCCCAAGGAGCCAGCTCCCACCCCCAAGGAGCCAGAATCCACCACCCCCAAGGAGCCTGAACCCACCACTCCCAAGGAGCCagctcccaccaccaagaaaccTGAACCCACAACTCCCAAGGAGCCagctcccaccaccaagaaaccTGAATCCACAACTCCCAAGGAGCCAGCTCCCACCACCCCCAAGGAGCCTGAACCCATCACTCCCAAGGAGCCagctcccaccaccaagaaaccTGAACCCACAACTCCCAAGGAGCCagctcccaccaccaagaaaccTGAATCCACAACTCCCAAGGAACCAGCTCCCACCACCCCCAAGGAGCCTGAACTCACCACCCCCAAGGAGCCTGAACCCACCCCCCCCAAGGAGCCTGAACCCACCACCCCCAAGGAGCCTGAACCCACCCCCAAGGAGCCTGAACCCACCACCCCCAAGGAGCCTGAACCCACCACCCCCAAGGAGCCTGAACCCACCACCCCCAAGGAGCCTGAACCCACTACCCCCAAGGAGCCTGAACCCACCACTCCCAAGGAACCTGAACCCACCACCCCCAAGGAGCCTGAACCCACCACTCCCAAGGAGCCTGAACCCACCCCCAAGGAGCCTGAACCCACCACCCCCAAGGAGCCTGAACCCACCCCCAAGGAACCTGAACCCACCACCCCCAAGGAGACTGAACCCACCACCCCCAAGGAGCCTGAACCCACCACCCCCAAGGAGCCTGAACCCACCACCCCCAAGGAGCCTGAACCCACCACCCCCAAGGAGCCTGAACCTACCACCCCCAAGGAACCAGCTCCCACAACCAAGGATCCAGCTCCCACCACCCCCAAGGAACCTGAACCCACCACCCCTAAAGAGCCAGCACCTACCACCCCCAAGGAGCCGGAACCCACCCTCCCTGAGGAGCTTGAACCTACTACTCCCAAGATCCCTGATGAAGTAACAGCTGAGGTTGCAGAGGCACCCACACCAAAGGCTCTTGAAAATAATCCCAAGGAGCCCGCTGTACCACCAACTGAGACTCCTGAGGTAAACAAACCTGAAATGACAACTGCTAAAGAGAAGACAACAGAAAAAGACACAACCCAAGCTACAACGGTCGCCCCTAAGAGGACAACAGAGACAACAATCATACCAGAAGAGACTACTGAAACAAAAGCAAGTACCACCACTCAAATAACATCTACAACTCAAGATACCACATCACCCAAAATCACTACTCTGAAAGCAACAACTCTTGCACCCAAAGTAACTGCTCCAGCAGAAGAGATTCAGAACGAACCTGAAGAAACAACTCCTGCACCTGATTCTGATGATTCTAAGACAACTCTAAAGCCACGGAAACCAACCAAAGCACCCAAGCCCGCCTCTACCAAAAAGCCAACCAAAGCACCCAAGAAGGCCACCTCTACCAAAAAGCCAAAGACAACAAGagtgaaaaaaccaaaaactacacCATCTCCTCCAAAGACGACCTCAACAACACCAGAACTGAATACCACCCCTCTAGAAGTCACACTGCCAACCACCATGGTCCCTaaacaaactccaaactctgaaaCAGCTGAAGTCAATCCCAATCATGAAGATGCAGATGGAGGTGAAGGAGAAAAGCCTCTGGTCCCCAGGCCCCCTGTGCTATTCCCCAGGCCCCCTGTGCTATTCCCCAGTGCTATCCCAGGCACTGATCGCTTGGCTGGGGCACTCAATCAAGGCATTCACATCAATCCCATGCTTTCAG atGAGACCAATTTATGCAATGGCAAGCCAGTGGATGGATTGACTACTCTGCGCAATGGGACACTAGTTGCATTTCGAG gtCATTATTTCTGGATGCTGAATCCGTTCAGACCACCATCTCCACCACGCAGGATTACTGAAGTCTGGGGTATTCCCTCTCCTATTGACACTGTTTTTACTAGATGCAACTGCGAAGGAAAGACTTTCTTCTTTAAG GATTCTCAGTACTGGCGCTTCACTAACGACGTAGCAGATGCTGGGTATCCTAAACAGATTGTCAAAGGCTTTGGAGGACTAACAGGGAAGGTAGTGGCTGCTCTTTCCATAGCCAAGTACAAGGACAGGCCTGAATCTGTGTACTTCTTCAAGAGAG GTGGCAACATTCAGCAGTACACTTACAAACAGGAGCCCGTGAGGAAGTGCACAGGGAGGCGGCCTGCCGTCAGCTACTCAGTGTATGGGGAGGCGGCTCAGGTGAGAAGGCGCCGCTTTGAGCGTGCTGTTGGACCTCTCCAGACACACACCTTCAGGATCCATTACTCGGTACCCAGAGTCTCTTATCAAGACAAAG
- the Prg4 gene encoding proteoglycan 4 isoform X4, whose product MGWKILPVCLSLLLPVFLIQQVSSQDLSSCAGRCGEGYSRDATCNCDYNCQHYMECCPDFKRVCTTELSCKGRCFESFARGRECDCDSQCKQFGKCCPDYASFCEEVKDNKKNTPKKKPNPEPPVVDEAGSGLDNGEPRLTPPPDPPTTPHIKVTTAPKTTAAKPVTPKPSIPPNSETSKEASSASNKETTVETKETTETNKQSSTSKKEKTTSAKETRSAEKTSAKDAEPTSATPKNSAPTTTKKPEPTTKEPAPTTPKEPAPTPKEPESTTPKEPEPTTPKEPAPTTKKPEPTTPKEPAPTTKKPESTTPKEPAPTTPKEPEPITPKEPAPTTKKPEPTTPKEPAPTTKKPESTTPKEPAPTTPKEPELTTPKEPEPTPPKEPEPTTPKEPEPTPKEPEPTTPKEPEPTTPKEPEPTTPKEPEPTTPKEPEPTTPKEPEPTTPKEPEPTTPKEPEPTPKEPEPTTPKEPEPTPKEPEPTTPKETEPTTPKEPEPTTPKEPEPTTPKEPEPTTPKEPEPTTPKEPAPTTKDPAPTTPKEPEPTTPKEPAPTTPKEPEPTLPEELEPTTPKIPDEVTAEVAEAPTPKALENNPKEPAVPPTETPEVNKPEMTTAKEKTTEKDTTQATTVAPKRTTETTIIPEETTETKASTTTQITSTTQDTTSPKITTLKATTLAPKVTAPAEEIQNEPEETTPAPDSDDSKTTLKPRKPTKAPKPASTKKPTKAPKKATSTKKPKTTRVKKPKTTPSPPKTTSTTPELNTTPLEVTLPTTMVPKQTPNSETAEVNPNHEDADGGEGEKPLVPRPPVLFPRPPVLFPSAIPGTDRLAGALNQGIHINPMLSDETNLCNGKPVDGLTTLRNGTLVAFRGHYFWMLNPFRPPSPPRRITEVWGIPSPIDTVFTRCNCEGKTFFFKDSQYWRFTNDVADAGYPKQIVKGFGGLTGKVVAALSIAKYKDRPESVYFFKRGGNIQQYTYKQEPVRKCTGRRPAVSYSVYGEAAQVRRRRFERAVGPLQTHTFRIHYSVPRVSYQDKGFLHNEVKVSTMWRGFPNVVTSVITLPNIRKPDGYDYYAFSKDQYYNIDVPTRTARAVTTRSGQTLSKIWYNCP is encoded by the exons ATGGGGTGGAAAATACTTCCCGTCTGCTTGTCGCTGCTGCTTCCTGTTTTCTTGATTCAGCAAGTTTCATCTCAAG ATTTATCAAGCTGTGCAGGGAGATGTGGGGAAGGGTATTCTAGAGATGCCACCTGCAACTGTGATTATAACTGTCAACACTACATGGAGTGCTGTCCTGATTTCAAGAGAGTCTGCACTACAG AGCTATCCTGCAAAGGACGCTGCTTCGAGTCCTTCGCACGAGGAAGGGAGTGTGACTGTGACTCCCAGTGTAAGCAGTTTGGCAAGTGCTGTCCAGATTATGCCAGCTTCTGTGAGGAAG tAAAAGATAACAAGAAAAACACCCCTAAAAAGAAACCTAATCCAGAGCCACCGGTGGTAGATGAAGCTGGAAGCGGACTGGACAACGGGGAGCCCAGGCTCACCCCACCTCCGGACCCTCCTACTACTCCACACATCAAAGTCACCACAGCTCCCAAGACTACAGCTGCAAAACCAGTAACTCCTAAACCCAGCATTCCACCTAATTCTGAGACCTCTAAAGAGGCATCTTCAGCTTCCAATAAAGAGACAACAGTTGAAACAAAGGAGACTACTGAAACAAATAAACAGTCTTCCACCAGTAAAAAAGAGAAGACTACTTCAGCTAAGGAGACACGGAGTGCAGAGAAAACATCTGCTAAAGATGCTGAACCCACATCTGCAACTCCCAAGAACTCAGCTCCCACTACTACCAAGAAGCCTGAACCTACCACCAAGGAGCCAGCTCCCACCACCCCCAAGGAGCCAGCTCCCACCCCCAAGGAGCCAGAATCCACCACCCCCAAGGAGCCTGAACCCACCACTCCCAAGGAGCCagctcccaccaccaagaaaccTGAACCCACAACTCCCAAGGAGCCagctcccaccaccaagaaaccTGAATCCACAACTCCCAAGGAGCCAGCTCCCACCACCCCCAAGGAGCCTGAACCCATCACTCCCAAGGAGCCagctcccaccaccaagaaaccTGAACCCACAACTCCCAAGGAGCCagctcccaccaccaagaaaccTGAATCCACAACTCCCAAGGAACCAGCTCCCACCACCCCCAAGGAGCCTGAACTCACCACCCCCAAGGAGCCTGAACCCACCCCCCCCAAGGAGCCTGAACCCACCACCCCCAAGGAGCCTGAACCCACCCCCAAGGAGCCTGAACCCACCACCCCCAAGGAGCCTGAACCCACCACCCCCAAGGAGCCTGAACCCACCACCCCCAAGGAGCCTGAACCCACTACCCCCAAGGAGCCTGAACCCACCACTCCCAAGGAACCTGAACCCACCACCCCCAAGGAGCCTGAACCCACCACTCCCAAGGAGCCTGAACCCACCCCCAAGGAGCCTGAACCCACCACCCCCAAGGAGCCTGAACCCACCCCCAAGGAACCTGAACCCACCACCCCCAAGGAGACTGAACCCACCACCCCCAAGGAGCCTGAACCCACCACCCCCAAGGAGCCTGAACCCACCACCCCCAAGGAGCCTGAACCCACCACCCCCAAGGAGCCTGAACCTACCACCCCCAAGGAACCAGCTCCCACAACCAAGGATCCAGCTCCCACCACCCCCAAGGAACCTGAACCCACCACCCCTAAAGAGCCAGCACCTACCACCCCCAAGGAGCCGGAACCCACCCTCCCTGAGGAGCTTGAACCTACTACTCCCAAGATCCCTGATGAAGTAACAGCTGAGGTTGCAGAGGCACCCACACCAAAGGCTCTTGAAAATAATCCCAAGGAGCCCGCTGTACCACCAACTGAGACTCCTGAGGTAAACAAACCTGAAATGACAACTGCTAAAGAGAAGACAACAGAAAAAGACACAACCCAAGCTACAACGGTCGCCCCTAAGAGGACAACAGAGACAACAATCATACCAGAAGAGACTACTGAAACAAAAGCAAGTACCACCACTCAAATAACATCTACAACTCAAGATACCACATCACCCAAAATCACTACTCTGAAAGCAACAACTCTTGCACCCAAAGTAACTGCTCCAGCAGAAGAGATTCAGAACGAACCTGAAGAAACAACTCCTGCACCTGATTCTGATGATTCTAAGACAACTCTAAAGCCACGGAAACCAACCAAAGCACCCAAGCCCGCCTCTACCAAAAAGCCAACCAAAGCACCCAAGAAGGCCACCTCTACCAAAAAGCCAAAGACAACAAGagtgaaaaaaccaaaaactacacCATCTCCTCCAAAGACGACCTCAACAACACCAGAACTGAATACCACCCCTCTAGAAGTCACACTGCCAACCACCATGGTCCCTaaacaaactccaaactctgaaaCAGCTGAAGTCAATCCCAATCATGAAGATGCAGATGGAGGTGAAGGAGAAAAGCCTCTGGTCCCCAGGCCCCCTGTGCTATTCCCCAGGCCCCCTGTGCTATTCCCCAGTGCTATCCCAGGCACTGATCGCTTGGCTGGGGCACTCAATCAAGGCATTCACATCAATCCCATGCTTTCAG atGAGACCAATTTATGCAATGGCAAGCCAGTGGATGGATTGACTACTCTGCGCAATGGGACACTAGTTGCATTTCGAG gtCATTATTTCTGGATGCTGAATCCGTTCAGACCACCATCTCCACCACGCAGGATTACTGAAGTCTGGGGTATTCCCTCTCCTATTGACACTGTTTTTACTAGATGCAACTGCGAAGGAAAGACTTTCTTCTTTAAG GATTCTCAGTACTGGCGCTTCACTAACGACGTAGCAGATGCTGGGTATCCTAAACAGATTGTCAAAGGCTTTGGAGGACTAACAGGGAAGGTAGTGGCTGCTCTTTCCATAGCCAAGTACAAGGACAGGCCTGAATCTGTGTACTTCTTCAAGAGAG GTGGCAACATTCAGCAGTACACTTACAAACAGGAGCCCGTGAGGAAGTGCACAGGGAGGCGGCCTGCCGTCAGCTACTCAGTGTATGGGGAGGCGGCTCAGGTGAGAAGGCGCCGCTTTGAGCGTGCTGTTGGACCTCTCCAGACACACACCTTCAGGATCCATTACTCGGTACCCAGAGTCTCTTATCAAGACAAAG